The Crocinitomicaceae bacterium genome includes a region encoding these proteins:
- a CDS encoding O-antigen ligase family protein: MINSIKKNIAEIGWMIFVFTLVACGYYTSPAIGVLIVSIGLDWILNKNFKFVFSQINFLFILLFIFYALSLLWSENPETGGKLLEYKMSFFVFPILLFFQKSTLNFRFLIVGFLFGSIVLMLELLVPYWMGYEQSLYETSRRWANLHPTYAATYLCIAGIICVLIAARVNTSWQKWLAVVGFFSICFVIYMIGSFAATLFTGIMILALVAYLFSLRTNRWIAILILVVCIPVSALIFYNSKKFSYDIEVLNETYRELKMGKAEFMRINQLSDAGTKHRLLLWMVSFEIIAENPILGVGLGDMDDEISEKCEEHQLEVLQKSQMNPHNQFLQIGIDLGLSGLVYFLLLIFLIGRHAIANTNHLLLLLLSCLIFNSFFESVLQRQQGIVFFTSLISLLIVYSENWKSNLNLKLIFARK, from the coding sequence ATGATAAATAGTATAAAAAAAAATATTGCAGAAATTGGCTGGATGATCTTTGTATTCACTCTGGTTGCCTGCGGATATTATACTTCTCCGGCAATTGGGGTTTTGATTGTATCTATTGGATTAGATTGGATACTAAACAAGAATTTCAAGTTTGTCTTTAGTCAGATAAATTTTTTGTTTATTCTGCTATTCATATTTTATGCTTTGAGTTTGTTATGGTCTGAAAACCCTGAAACCGGGGGTAAATTGCTTGAATACAAAATGTCTTTTTTTGTTTTTCCAATTCTACTTTTTTTCCAGAAGTCAACGTTGAATTTTCGGTTTCTGATTGTCGGATTTTTGTTTGGGTCAATCGTTCTGATGCTTGAGCTTTTAGTCCCTTATTGGATGGGATATGAGCAATCATTGTATGAAACTTCACGTAGATGGGCAAATTTACACCCAACTTATGCTGCTACTTATCTTTGCATAGCAGGAATAATTTGTGTTTTAATTGCTGCTAGAGTTAATACTTCTTGGCAAAAGTGGCTTGCAGTAGTTGGTTTTTTCTCTATCTGTTTTGTGATTTATATGATCGGTTCTTTTGCCGCAACTCTTTTTACCGGAATCATGATTCTTGCCCTCGTTGCGTACTTATTTTCTCTCAGGACAAACCGCTGGATCGCGATTTTAATTCTTGTTGTCTGTATTCCTGTTTCAGCTTTAATTTTCTACAATTCAAAAAAGTTCAGCTACGATATTGAAGTATTAAATGAAACTTATCGGGAACTAAAAATGGGAAAAGCTGAATTCATGCGTATAAATCAACTTAGTGATGCAGGCACAAAGCATAGATTACTTTTATGGATGGTTTCGTTTGAAATCATTGCTGAAAATCCAATACTTGGTGTTGGTTTAGGTGATATGGACGATGAAATAAGTGAAAAGTGCGAGGAGCATCAACTTGAGGTTCTACAAAAAAGTCAGATGAATCCACACAATCAATTTCTTCAAATTGGGATTGATTTAGGTTTGTCCGGCCTCGTTTATTTTCTTTTGTTGATTTTTCTTATTGGCCGACATGCAATTGCTAATACTAATCATCTTTTGTTATTACTCCTTTCTTGTCTCATTTTCAATTCCTTTTTTGAATCAGTTTTGCAAAGACAGCAAGGCATAGTTTTTTTTACATCACTGATATCACTTTTAATTGTCTATTCTGAAAATTGGAAAAGTAATTTAAACCTGAAACTAATTTTTGCCCGTAAATGA